In Capillimicrobium parvum, a genomic segment contains:
- a CDS encoding AAA family ATPase produces the protein MTIRDELAEVVAARGTGLIGDWLGPLEVKQDVLAVLHAGRNLLLEGPVGSGKTMLAGAVAAGLPPIRFAGCDFGCLPGESACPQCRSGVVRDEEHIVFGAQRLMRVQGSPDLVAEDLAGDVDPVAALEYGALDVRALRPGRLLRAHRRICFIDELNRLSERLQNLLLELLEEGAMTIGGYDVRFGVDTVVVATMNPSEYVGVERLSEALADRFERVRLDYPSAEDEVRILRSRAARDAGDRLDADPPPEAAAAIVAFANALRGDPDVQTPPSVRATIAAYDLARSRRVFDGARPWGDAVRDGLRLAFRGRVVLAAGTAEAERVDRWLDGRLRRLELAL, from the coding sequence ATGACGATCCGCGACGAGCTGGCGGAGGTCGTCGCCGCGCGCGGCACCGGCCTCATCGGCGACTGGCTCGGCCCGCTGGAGGTCAAGCAGGACGTGCTCGCCGTGCTGCACGCCGGGCGCAACCTGCTGCTCGAAGGGCCGGTCGGGTCGGGCAAGACGATGCTGGCGGGGGCGGTCGCGGCCGGGCTGCCCCCGATCCGGTTCGCGGGCTGCGACTTCGGCTGCCTGCCGGGGGAGTCGGCGTGCCCCCAGTGCCGCAGCGGCGTGGTCCGCGACGAGGAGCACATCGTGTTCGGGGCCCAGCGGCTCATGCGGGTGCAGGGCTCGCCGGATCTCGTGGCCGAGGACCTCGCCGGCGACGTCGATCCCGTCGCGGCCCTGGAGTACGGGGCGCTCGACGTGCGGGCGCTGCGGCCCGGCCGGCTGCTGCGCGCGCACCGGCGCATCTGCTTCATCGACGAGCTCAACCGGCTGTCGGAGCGCCTGCAGAACCTGCTCCTCGAGCTGCTCGAGGAGGGGGCGATGACGATCGGCGGCTACGACGTGCGCTTCGGCGTCGACACCGTGGTGGTGGCGACGATGAACCCGAGCGAGTACGTGGGCGTCGAGCGGCTGTCGGAGGCGCTGGCCGACCGCTTCGAGCGGGTGCGGCTGGACTATCCGTCCGCCGAGGACGAGGTGCGGATCCTGCGGTCGCGGGCCGCGCGCGACGCCGGCGACCGGCTCGACGCCGACCCGCCCCCGGAGGCGGCGGCGGCCATCGTGGCGTTCGCCAACGCGCTGCGCGGCGACCCGGACGTGCAGACGCCGCCGAGCGTGCGGGCGACGATCGCCGCGTACGACCTGGCGCGGTCGCGCCGGGTCTTCGACGGCGCGCGCCCGTGGGGCGACGCCGTCCGCGACGGTCTGCGGCTGGCGTTCCGCGGGCGCGTCGTGCTCGCGGCGGGGACGGCGGAGGCCGAGCGCGTCGACCGCTGGCTCGACGGGCGGCTGCGGCGGCTCGAGCTCGCGCTGTGA
- a CDS encoding VWA domain-containing protein, whose product MTRADAAPTLVRAAAFLRGHSDVLSGPSVRALLATQQVHDSLAAVTGRDDLLRAALVCLPHRLHVRPGADADALVRTALAVAEQGYEDEPGPRPDGGDDDDVRVPVPGAVLTVRRRQTFSLEGGDARERGPGTAAAPSLSAGEAAALLDDLIAPLARPLVSDGATPERRARSSASDRLAPARRRAGDRTIDLSVRATVRAAARSGRPPAQELRTQARRPTATLDVVLALDVSGSMLGARTRGLAQALAHALARSGHRVALLAFSSAVTVVCPLTRDPRRMLSAAAEIEPADPTNLELVIDDARELLLRHSRPSRSRRLLLVTDAHPTVCGRREEGAAFDARLPFAAISRAAPGAPGQPFGAGVARQAALRAAARCRREGIGVSVLCPAADPAGGGEADLAFAARLARAGGGRARRAPGAL is encoded by the coding sequence GTGACGAGGGCCGACGCCGCGCCGACGCTCGTGCGCGCGGCGGCGTTCCTGCGCGGCCACTCCGACGTCCTGTCGGGCCCGAGCGTGCGCGCGCTGCTCGCGACGCAGCAGGTCCACGACTCGCTGGCCGCGGTCACCGGGCGCGACGACCTCCTGCGCGCAGCGCTGGTGTGCCTGCCTCACCGGCTGCACGTCCGGCCCGGCGCCGACGCCGACGCGCTCGTGCGCACCGCGCTGGCGGTGGCCGAGCAGGGCTACGAGGACGAGCCGGGGCCGCGGCCCGACGGCGGCGATGACGACGACGTGCGGGTGCCGGTGCCCGGAGCCGTGCTCACCGTGCGGCGCCGGCAGACGTTCTCGCTCGAGGGCGGCGACGCGCGCGAGCGCGGACCCGGGACGGCGGCGGCGCCGTCGCTGAGCGCCGGCGAGGCGGCCGCGCTGCTCGACGACCTCATCGCGCCGCTCGCCCGCCCGCTCGTGTCCGACGGCGCCACGCCCGAGCGCCGCGCGCGCTCCTCGGCCAGCGACCGCCTCGCGCCCGCGCGACGGCGGGCCGGCGACCGCACGATCGACCTGTCGGTGCGCGCGACGGTCCGCGCGGCGGCGCGCTCGGGCCGGCCGCCGGCGCAGGAGCTGCGCACACAGGCGCGCCGGCCGACCGCGACGCTCGACGTCGTGCTCGCGCTCGACGTCAGCGGCTCGATGCTCGGCGCGCGCACGCGCGGGCTCGCCCAGGCGCTCGCGCACGCACTCGCGCGCAGCGGCCACCGCGTCGCCCTGCTCGCGTTCTCGTCCGCCGTCACCGTCGTGTGCCCGCTGACCCGCGACCCGCGGCGGATGCTGTCGGCCGCGGCGGAGATCGAGCCCGCCGACCCGACGAACCTCGAGCTCGTCATCGACGACGCCCGCGAGCTGCTGCTGCGCCACAGCCGCCCGTCGCGCAGCCGGCGCCTGCTGCTCGTCACCGACGCGCACCCGACCGTCTGCGGCCGTCGCGAGGAGGGCGCGGCCTTCGACGCCCGGCTGCCGTTCGCCGCCATCTCGCGGGCCGCGCCGGGCGCGCCCGGTCAGCCGTTCGGCGCGGGCGTGGCGCGGCAGGCGGCGCTCCGCGCGGCGGCGCGCTGCCGGCGCGAGGGGATCGGCGTGTCCGTCCTGTGCCCGGCGGCGGATCCGGCGGGCGGCGGCGAAGCGGATCTCGCGTTCGCGGCGCGGCTGGCGCGGGCGGGCGGCGGCCGGGCGCGGCGGGCTCCCGGCGCGCTGTAG
- a CDS encoding flavin-containing monooxygenase, with translation MRLREGARIAVIGAGPAGLVAAKHALQAGFDVTVFEASDTVGGQWHTAAPHSGVWPGMHTNTSRAMTAFSDFPAPDDHPLHPAAEQIHRYLVSYADAFGVSGRIRFGAPVMDVRPGWTVDGEPFEAVVVASGRFRKPWLPPIADRFRGDVIPAFDYPGAEPFRDRVTLVYGNGVSGLEVASDLAPHTRVVSAFRKPRYVIEKLVDGVSSDWQWYTLFGALERRMLPPDEWGRRQRERVLRVAGDPADFGAPEPDENLLVAGLSLCQNYLRHIRDGNIVCAPGIASIDGRLVTFSDGSTHTVDAMVCATGYDVDLPYLSRDVHGLLGPDLALYQRTFHPDLPGLGVIGQFLAQGPYFPLLELQARWIAGVWSGEVALPPQPAMRQVIAQPRPPVDAHNALALTLSEELGVAPAPLDWPDLTEPLLFGPLLPPRYRLAGPGSMPGAGALFARQLEASPRAPVDPLDVEALRRFGWSALAAKVAEPDAAAAASAAQPS, from the coding sequence GTGAGACTGCGAGAGGGCGCCCGGATCGCCGTCATCGGCGCCGGCCCGGCCGGCCTCGTGGCCGCGAAGCACGCGCTGCAGGCCGGATTCGACGTCACGGTGTTCGAGGCGAGCGACACCGTCGGCGGCCAGTGGCACACGGCCGCGCCCCACAGCGGGGTGTGGCCGGGGATGCACACGAACACCAGCCGCGCGATGACCGCGTTCTCTGACTTCCCGGCGCCGGACGACCACCCGCTGCATCCGGCGGCCGAGCAGATCCACCGCTACCTGGTGAGCTACGCGGACGCGTTCGGCGTGTCCGGCCGCATCCGCTTCGGTGCGCCCGTCATGGACGTGCGTCCGGGGTGGACGGTCGACGGCGAGCCGTTTGAGGCCGTGGTCGTCGCGTCCGGTCGCTTCCGCAAGCCGTGGCTGCCACCGATCGCCGACCGCTTCCGCGGCGACGTCATCCCCGCGTTCGACTATCCGGGCGCCGAGCCGTTCCGCGACCGCGTCACGCTCGTCTACGGCAACGGCGTCAGCGGCCTGGAGGTCGCGTCGGACCTCGCGCCGCACACGCGGGTGGTCTCCGCGTTCCGCAAGCCGCGCTACGTCATCGAGAAGCTGGTCGACGGCGTGTCATCGGACTGGCAGTGGTACACGCTGTTCGGCGCGCTCGAGCGACGGATGCTGCCCCCGGACGAGTGGGGCCGGCGCCAGCGCGAGCGCGTCCTGCGGGTGGCGGGCGATCCCGCGGACTTCGGCGCGCCGGAGCCGGACGAGAACCTGCTCGTCGCGGGCCTGTCGCTGTGCCAGAACTACCTGAGGCACATCCGGGACGGCAACATCGTTTGCGCGCCCGGGATCGCGTCCATCGACGGCCGCCTGGTCACGTTCTCCGACGGCTCGACGCACACCGTGGACGCCATGGTCTGCGCGACCGGGTACGACGTCGACCTGCCCTACCTCAGCCGCGACGTCCACGGTCTCCTCGGACCGGACCTCGCGCTCTACCAGCGAACCTTCCACCCGGATCTCCCGGGGCTCGGGGTCATCGGCCAGTTCCTCGCGCAGGGCCCGTACTTCCCGTTGCTGGAGCTCCAGGCGCGGTGGATCGCCGGCGTCTGGAGCGGCGAGGTGGCGCTGCCCCCGCAACCGGCGATGCGGCAGGTGATCGCGCAGCCCCGCCCGCCGGTGGACGCCCACAACGCGCTGGCGCTGACGCTCTCCGAGGAGCTCGGCGTCGCGCCGGCCCCGCTCGACTGGCCGGACCTCACCGAGCCCCTGCTGTTCGGGCCGCTGCTGCCCCCGCGCTACCGGCTCGCGGGCCCCGGGTCGATGCCTGGCGCGGGCGCGCTGTTCGCGCGGCAGCTCGAGGCCTCCCCGCGCGCGCCCGTCGACCCCCTCGACGTCGAGGCGCTGCGCCGGTTCGGCTGGTCCGCCCTGGCCGCCAAGGTCGCGGAGCCGGACGCGGCCGCGGCCGCCTCCGCGGCGCAGCCGTCGTGA
- a CDS encoding DUF456 domain-containing protein — protein MSEAGLVLVGLAIATGIVGIVVPVLPGAVLAWTAILVWALVDGSATAWAVLAVATVAIGGAQVVKLLVPGRRLRDAGVPRQSIVAGVLLAAVGFFVIPVVGFFIGFPLGVYLEERRRLGRHASAWQSTREALRAMGLSIVIELSATLIASAAWLAAVLV, from the coding sequence ATGAGCGAAGCCGGGCTCGTCCTCGTCGGCCTGGCGATCGCCACGGGCATCGTCGGGATCGTCGTTCCGGTGCTCCCCGGCGCGGTGCTGGCGTGGACGGCGATCCTCGTCTGGGCGCTCGTCGACGGTTCGGCGACCGCCTGGGCGGTGCTGGCCGTCGCGACCGTCGCGATCGGCGGGGCCCAGGTCGTCAAGCTCCTCGTCCCCGGCCGGCGCCTGCGCGACGCGGGCGTCCCGCGCCAGTCCATCGTCGCCGGCGTGCTGCTCGCCGCCGTCGGCTTCTTCGTCATCCCGGTCGTCGGGTTCTTCATCGGGTTCCCGCTCGGCGTCTACCTCGAGGAGCGGCGGCGCCTGGGCCGGCACGCGTCCGCCTGGCAGTCCACCCGGGAGGCGCTGCGCGCGATGGGCCTGTCGATCGTCATCGAGCTGTCGGCCACGCTGATCGCATCCGCCGCGTGGCTGGCGGCGGTGCTGGTCTGA
- a CDS encoding alpha/beta fold hydrolase produces the protein MLGVERFGDATASLVLLAGGPTMLSWPDALCAALARGERHVVRYDLRDSGASTTLDPKAPAYTLRDLAADCAALARELDDRPAHLAGIGVGGMVAQVAALDHPDAFSALTLAGTRPVAPGRVDDDLPDHDKATMERLFSRSMPDWSDRAAVAEHAAAVAEILGDDPAAARRTAGRIWDRTPGTNPAVQMANQMGLVFSKLNCRPRWRERLRELAIPTSVVHGRRDPFFPVGNAEALAREIPDARLLVLERAARAIPDAAAGEVATAMLAR, from the coding sequence ATGCTCGGGGTCGAGCGCTTCGGCGACGCGACAGCGTCGCTCGTCCTGCTCGCGGGCGGCCCGACGATGCTCTCCTGGCCCGACGCGCTCTGCGCGGCGCTCGCGCGCGGCGAGCGCCACGTCGTGCGGTACGACCTGCGCGATTCCGGGGCGTCGACCACCCTCGACCCGAAGGCTCCGGCGTACACGCTGCGCGATCTTGCAGCGGACTGCGCGGCGCTGGCCCGCGAACTCGACGATCGGCCGGCGCATCTGGCAGGCATCGGCGTCGGCGGGATGGTCGCCCAGGTCGCCGCGCTCGACCACCCTGACGCGTTCTCCGCGCTGACCCTCGCCGGAACGCGGCCCGTCGCTCCAGGCCGGGTCGACGACGACCTGCCCGACCATGACAAGGCGACGATGGAGCGGCTGTTCTCGCGTTCGATGCCCGACTGGTCCGACCGCGCCGCCGTGGCGGAGCACGCCGCCGCGGTTGCGGAGATCCTCGGCGACGACCCCGCCGCTGCGCGCAGGACCGCCGGGCGCATCTGGGACCGCACCCCGGGCACGAATCCCGCGGTGCAGATGGCCAACCAGATGGGCCTGGTGTTCTCGAAGCTCAACTGCCGGCCGCGGTGGCGCGAGCGCCTGCGCGAGCTCGCGATCCCGACATCGGTGGTGCACGGTCGCCGCGACCCCTTCTTCCCTGTCGGCAACGCCGAGGCGCTCGCGCGCGAGATCCCCGATGCGCGGCTGCTCGTACTCGAACGGGCCGCGAGGGCGATCCCCGACGCGGCCGCGGGCGAGGTGGCGACGGCCATGCTTGCGCGGTAG
- a CDS encoding dihydrofolate reductase family protein, giving the protein MSERKVVLKMVMSLDGFVTSPDGTHDWMFEWFGDDSGEWNRRALDEAGVHAMGRRSYEIMGPHWAASEGPIATAMNEKPKAVFSSTLEKAEWGPAEIFGGDLDAEIADLKARDDTGTVLVHGGPDFAKSLTRLGLVDEYQLTTVPIAIGAGRSPFADLDEHLRFDVVEEQRFRSGALAQILVPKR; this is encoded by the coding sequence ATGAGCGAGAGAAAAGTGGTCCTCAAGATGGTCATGTCCCTCGACGGCTTCGTCACCAGCCCCGACGGGACCCATGACTGGATGTTCGAGTGGTTCGGCGACGACTCGGGTGAGTGGAACCGCCGCGCGCTCGACGAGGCCGGCGTTCACGCGATGGGCCGCCGCAGCTACGAGATCATGGGACCGCACTGGGCCGCGTCGGAGGGCCCGATCGCCACCGCGATGAACGAGAAGCCGAAGGCCGTCTTCTCCAGCACGCTGGAAAAGGCGGAATGGGGACCGGCCGAGATCTTCGGCGGAGACCTGGACGCCGAGATCGCGGACCTGAAGGCGCGGGACGACACGGGGACGGTCCTGGTCCACGGCGGCCCCGACTTCGCCAAGTCGCTGACCCGGCTGGGCCTCGTCGACGAATACCAGCTGACGACGGTCCCGATTGCGATCGGCGCGGGGCGCAGTCCGTTCGCCGATCTGGACGAGCACCTGAGATTCGACGTCGTCGAGGAGCAACGCTTCCGGAGCGGAGCCCTCGCGCAGATCCTCGTGCCGAAGCGATGA
- a CDS encoding MOSC domain-containing protein produces MIVVFPDGSEVRSSDPAIHDRLSELIGKPATLEPLPALSEKGRYRTPQATKADIRRQFALADDEPLPDFSMFPVRKLAELARYATPVGALYDAYPILLMTRASLRAMAERSPSSQFDVRRFRPNVLIDVDGAELAEFAWCGGRLRAPSVAFDTEIPALRCSIPTRRQGDLPADPDVLRTINAHADHCLGVYANVATAGTLAEGDPLELEPSAAPSATVAVARSGATALKRGTLRVIDALMPRGH; encoded by the coding sequence GTGATCGTCGTCTTCCCGGACGGAAGTGAGGTCCGCAGCTCCGATCCGGCGATCCACGACCGCCTATCGGAACTGATCGGGAAGCCGGCGACCCTGGAGCCGCTTCCGGCGCTCTCGGAGAAGGGGCGCTATCGCACGCCTCAAGCCACCAAGGCCGACATACGCCGCCAGTTCGCGCTGGCAGACGACGAGCCGCTTCCCGACTTCTCGATGTTCCCCGTCCGCAAGCTCGCCGAGCTGGCACGCTATGCCACTCCGGTCGGTGCGCTCTACGACGCCTACCCGATCCTGCTGATGACCCGAGCGAGCCTGCGCGCGATGGCCGAGCGCTCCCCCAGCTCGCAGTTCGACGTCCGCCGCTTCAGGCCCAACGTCCTGATCGACGTTGATGGCGCCGAGCTTGCGGAGTTCGCCTGGTGCGGGGGACGCCTCCGAGCACCGAGTGTCGCCTTCGACACGGAGATCCCCGCTCTGCGTTGCTCGATCCCGACGCGCCGGCAGGGCGACCTCCCAGCCGACCCTGACGTCCTGAGGACCATCAACGCTCACGCCGACCACTGCCTCGGGGTCTACGCCAACGTCGCCACAGCAGGGACGCTGGCGGAGGGCGACCCGCTCGAGCTCGAGCCGTCCGCTGCGCCGTCGGCCACCGTCGCGGTGGCGCGATCCGGCGCTACGGCACTCAAGCGTGGCACCTTGCGAGTGATCGACGCGTTGATGCCCCGCGGCCACTGA
- a CDS encoding MFS transporter: MTARSLLNRPSLVLFLCMFASQAGLLVLSPILADVAREFHVSAATAGQLRSISGATGGVTALLLAMAARRPGLRELLAAGAVLVALGSASSATAPTFAVLAAAQGVLGVGIGLLVSVGIAAAGEWPAPAQRPHVLAWAIVGMPAAWITGMPVVGAVAEISWRLTWIAVPTVVALVACVLVRLRPADVATRRAGDAMQAWRRPDVARFAGGELMANAAWAGVLTYAGVLLLDSYGLSPATVALGLGAMAVAMLPGTFGARRHAARATPGLLVALTAIQAAAVLVLGAIRPTAALTLAVLAAMAFVNGWRSMVASSVGMGTAPEDKVAVMSMRAAANQFGYLLGAAAGGLALTVAGFAGLGFVLAGMFGAAVLVHLSPRVMRSAHGRRGGGFQNARPALSLAACADGPRAEPIDHIVVPAVRG; this comes from the coding sequence ATGACAGCTCGCAGTCTCCTCAACCGACCGAGCCTCGTGCTCTTCCTCTGCATGTTCGCCTCGCAGGCGGGGCTGCTCGTGCTGTCGCCGATCCTCGCCGACGTCGCACGCGAGTTCCACGTCTCCGCCGCGACGGCAGGCCAGCTGCGCTCCATCTCAGGGGCAACCGGCGGCGTGACCGCCCTGCTCCTGGCGATGGCGGCCCGGCGTCCGGGGCTCCGGGAGCTGCTCGCTGCCGGCGCCGTCCTCGTCGCGCTCGGTTCAGCGTCGAGCGCGACGGCGCCGACGTTCGCGGTGCTGGCCGCCGCCCAGGGTGTTCTCGGTGTCGGGATCGGCCTGCTCGTCTCGGTCGGGATCGCGGCCGCCGGGGAATGGCCGGCTCCCGCGCAGCGCCCGCACGTCCTCGCGTGGGCGATCGTCGGGATGCCGGCCGCCTGGATCACCGGCATGCCCGTCGTCGGCGCGGTCGCCGAAATCAGCTGGCGCTTGACCTGGATCGCGGTCCCCACCGTGGTCGCGCTCGTCGCCTGTGTGCTCGTCCGGCTGAGGCCGGCCGACGTCGCAACACGGCGCGCCGGCGACGCGATGCAGGCCTGGCGACGCCCCGACGTGGCGCGCTTCGCCGGCGGTGAGCTGATGGCCAACGCGGCCTGGGCGGGAGTGTTGACCTACGCGGGCGTGCTCCTTCTGGACAGCTACGGCCTCTCGCCGGCCACGGTCGCGCTCGGGCTCGGCGCCATGGCGGTCGCGATGCTGCCCGGGACCTTCGGCGCCCGCCGCCATGCGGCCCGCGCGACGCCCGGGCTCCTCGTCGCCCTGACGGCGATCCAGGCCGCCGCGGTCCTCGTGCTCGGCGCCATCCGTCCGACCGCGGCGCTGACGCTTGCGGTGCTCGCGGCGATGGCGTTCGTCAACGGCTGGCGCTCGATGGTGGCCAGCTCGGTCGGCATGGGCACCGCACCCGAGGACAAGGTCGCGGTGATGTCGATGCGCGCCGCCGCCAACCAGTTCGGCTACCTGCTCGGGGCTGCGGCCGGCGGGCTGGCGCTCACCGTCGCGGGGTTCGCAGGGCTGGGCTTCGTCCTCGCCGGGATGTTCGGGGCGGCTGTGCTCGTCCACCTGTCGCCGCGCGTCATGCGCAGCGCACACGGCCGCAGAGGCGGCGGCTTTCAGAACGCCCGCCCGGCGTTGAGCCTGGCGGCGTGTGCCGATGGCCCGCGCGCAGAGCCCATCGACCACATCGTCGTTCCCGCAGTTCGCGGGTGA
- a CDS encoding OsmC family protein: MTITTSPIRNGIDTAQMYGTLDAVKANPGLAPFEFRVRNQWIAGTHSRSTIHDFWGAGAEDASRETAFEVDASEPPVLLGHNEAPNPAEFLLHALAGCLTLTIVNVAAARKVTLTEVSSTLTGVLDARGALGLDDDYRNGFTQIRVTYKVKGEAPPEKLQEIVDRAQARSVVYDMVTNGVPVELQAEVG, encoded by the coding sequence ATGACGATCACCACCTCACCCATCCGCAACGGCATCGACACGGCCCAGATGTACGGGACGCTCGACGCCGTCAAGGCCAACCCCGGCCTCGCGCCCTTCGAGTTCCGGGTCCGCAACCAGTGGATCGCCGGCACGCACAGCCGCTCGACGATCCACGACTTCTGGGGCGCCGGCGCGGAAGACGCCTCTCGCGAGACGGCGTTCGAAGTCGACGCCAGCGAGCCGCCCGTCCTGCTCGGCCACAACGAGGCCCCCAACCCCGCCGAGTTCCTCCTGCACGCCCTCGCCGGCTGCCTGACGCTGACGATCGTCAACGTCGCCGCGGCGCGCAAGGTGACGCTGACGGAGGTCAGCTCGACCCTCACAGGCGTCCTGGACGCCCGCGGCGCGCTCGGCCTCGACGACGACTACCGCAACGGCTTCACGCAGATTCGCGTGACCTACAAGGTCAAGGGCGAGGCGCCGCCGGAGAAGCTGCAGGAGATCGTCGACCGCGCGCAGGCACGGTCGGTCGTCTACGACATGGTGACCAACGGCGTGCCGGTCGAGCTGCAGGCGGAGGTCGGCTAG
- a CDS encoding acyl-CoA dehydrogenase family protein: MSMELTAKTPAGRDLVAIAERLAGDLSERAGVHDREGSYPFESIDALRRAGYFSAPVPVELGGLGVSSVHDVIVASGRLARGDASVAIGVNMHLVVVLNLERRWSMARASDNAARERAFAGSLKAIAAEHVVLAAAMSEPGQDLTRPSTRAIRTQTGWRIDGHKIFCTMSPAATALLTSVAFETDDGVERYGYVQIPAATPGLRINDDWDALGMRASGSHSVTLENVELPASALRGGFPAGDAVPYLERNLPSGLFHASASLGIAEAAFARAARPDRVGDDPRARMLVAESVIDLSASRAVLSRAATLIDEHHAANPARDGSDEEITALFAEGQAAKTFINEAATRVVDRSLALSGGAGYTNGSPLARAYRDVRAGAFMHPLGANRAYSFLGDVALGRAHALH; the protein is encoded by the coding sequence ATGTCGATGGAGCTCACAGCCAAGACGCCTGCCGGCCGAGACCTGGTCGCCATCGCCGAGCGGCTCGCCGGGGACCTCTCCGAGCGGGCCGGCGTCCACGACCGCGAGGGCAGCTACCCGTTCGAGAGCATCGATGCCCTGCGGCGCGCCGGCTACTTCTCCGCTCCGGTACCCGTCGAGCTCGGCGGCCTGGGCGTGAGCTCCGTCCACGACGTCATCGTCGCCTCGGGCCGCCTGGCCCGAGGCGACGCGTCGGTCGCGATCGGCGTCAACATGCACCTCGTCGTCGTCCTCAACCTCGAGCGACGATGGTCGATGGCGCGCGCGTCGGACAACGCCGCGCGCGAACGCGCGTTCGCCGGCTCGCTGAAGGCGATCGCCGCGGAGCACGTCGTGCTGGCCGCCGCCATGAGCGAGCCCGGCCAGGACCTCACGCGGCCCAGCACCCGTGCGATCCGCACCCAGACCGGATGGCGCATCGACGGTCACAAGATCTTCTGCACGATGTCACCGGCGGCGACCGCGCTGCTGACCTCGGTGGCATTCGAAACCGACGACGGCGTCGAGCGCTATGGCTACGTCCAGATCCCCGCCGCCACCCCGGGCCTGCGGATCAACGACGACTGGGACGCGCTGGGCATGCGCGCCTCGGGCAGCCACTCGGTCACCCTCGAGAACGTCGAGCTGCCGGCCTCCGCGCTGCGCGGCGGCTTCCCGGCCGGCGACGCGGTGCCGTACCTCGAACGCAACCTGCCCTCCGGGCTCTTCCACGCCTCGGCATCGCTCGGCATCGCCGAGGCCGCATTCGCCCGGGCGGCCCGGCCGGACCGCGTCGGCGACGACCCGCGGGCGCGCATGCTCGTCGCCGAGTCCGTGATCGACCTGTCGGCGTCGCGCGCGGTCCTCTCGCGCGCCGCGACGCTGATCGACGAGCACCACGCCGCGAATCCCGCCCGGGACGGCAGCGACGAGGAGATCACCGCGCTGTTCGCCGAGGGTCAGGCCGCCAAGACCTTCATCAACGAGGCGGCGACGCGTGTCGTCGATCGGTCGCTCGCCCTGTCCGGCGGCGCCGGGTACACCAACGGATCGCCGCTCGCGCGAGCCTACCGCGACGTGCGGGCGGGCGCGTTCATGCACCCGCTCGGCGCCAACCGCGCGTACAGCTTCCTCGGCGACGTTGCGCTCGGGCGCGCGCATGCCCTGCACTGA
- a CDS encoding NAD(P)-binding domain-containing protein — MPCTEMRTETVIIGAGQAGLALSRHLTARGHDHVVLERGRVGERWRSERWDSLSLLTPNWLNRLPYAVPLAHPDGFLDREGVIAYLESYSAGAPVRERTAVVRVSPTPDGYHVATDRGDWAARNVVIATGDCDVPRIPDAAATAPPSVHQLHASRYRRPEQLPDGGVLVVGAGPSGQQLAAELRRAGRDVALAVGRHARTPRTYRGRDIFAWLHALGQLDVHADDVPDLAAARRAPSLPVSGAAGGESLGLDHLARLGVVVTGRFLRFTERTALLADDLEHQLREADRRLYRTLARIDDHIERTGAPAEPAETLPSVSIRPGPERLALGTELRTVLWATGYGRAYPWLDVPVLDAAGELAHREGITAAPGLFAVGLRFQRTRKSHFLGGVGDDAAHIAAAIAEARCESRLARAA; from the coding sequence ATGCCCTGCACTGAGATGCGCACGGAGACGGTCATCATTGGCGCGGGCCAGGCGGGCCTCGCACTCAGCCGCCACCTCACCGCCCGAGGGCACGACCACGTTGTGCTCGAGCGCGGACGGGTCGGCGAGCGCTGGCGCTCCGAGCGCTGGGACTCCCTGAGCCTGCTGACCCCGAACTGGCTCAACCGGCTGCCCTACGCCGTACCGCTCGCCCATCCGGACGGCTTCCTCGACCGAGAGGGCGTCATCGCGTACCTGGAGTCCTATAGCGCCGGAGCGCCGGTGCGCGAGCGCACGGCGGTGGTGCGCGTCTCGCCCACGCCCGACGGCTACCACGTCGCCACCGACCGCGGCGACTGGGCGGCGCGCAACGTCGTGATCGCCACCGGCGACTGCGACGTGCCGCGCATCCCCGACGCGGCAGCCACCGCGCCGCCATCGGTGCACCAGCTGCACGCATCACGGTATCGGCGCCCCGAGCAGCTCCCCGACGGCGGCGTCTTGGTCGTGGGAGCCGGGCCGTCCGGGCAGCAGCTCGCCGCCGAGCTGCGGCGCGCCGGCCGAGACGTCGCCCTCGCCGTCGGACGCCACGCGCGCACGCCTCGCACCTACCGGGGACGCGACATCTTCGCCTGGCTGCACGCCCTCGGGCAGCTCGACGTCCACGCCGACGACGTGCCCGATCTCGCGGCCGCGCGGCGCGCACCGAGCCTCCCCGTGAGCGGGGCGGCCGGCGGCGAGTCGCTCGGGCTCGACCATCTCGCCCGCCTCGGCGTCGTCGTGACCGGCCGCTTCCTGCGATTCACGGAGCGCACGGCACTCCTCGCCGACGACCTTGAACACCAGCTGCGCGAGGCCGACCGGCGCCTGTACCGCACGCTGGCCCGGATCGACGATCACATCGAGCGCACCGGCGCCCCCGCCGAGCCGGCCGAGACGCTGCCATCGGTCTCGATCCGACCCGGTCCGGAGCGTCTGGCGCTCGGCACCGAGCTTCGCACTGTGCTCTGGGCCACGGGGTACGGGCGCGCGTATCCCTGGCTCGACGTTCCGGTGCTCGACGCCGCCGGCGAGCTGGCGCATCGCGAGGGGATCACCGCCGCTCCCGGCCTCTTCGCGGTCGGCCTGCGCTTCCAACGCACCCGCAAGTCACACTTCCTCGGCGGCGTCGGAGACGACGCCGCCCACATCGCCGCGGCGATCGCCGAAGCGCGGTGCGAGTCTCGGCTGGCGCGCGCAGCGTGA